The Harpia harpyja isolate bHarHar1 chromosome 13, bHarHar1 primary haplotype, whole genome shotgun sequence genome contains a region encoding:
- the NPC1L1 gene encoding LOW QUALITY PROTEIN: NPC1-like intracellular cholesterol transporter 1 (The sequence of the model RefSeq protein was modified relative to this genomic sequence to represent the inferred CDS: deleted 2 bases in 2 codons): MPGSAALAGAVLGAFLALAAPTFTPIHRAGYCAFYGECGRNPEVNISLVSSKVPCLSNTPARAATAPVLALLRTVCPELARGERETTRVCCSLAQLSALQLSVALSGAVLSRCPACARNFANLYCNNICSPDQSLFTNVTRVINRTTAQGTPQLAVVEYQCFYRQYFTDDSFASCRGVRLPATGGYAIDTMCGRYGARLCTTQRWLDFQGDKNNGLAPLQIDFQLVPNGTQPGDAIVPLGGTAWRCDQALSAQEQPCSCQDCAESCPPVIPPPAPQPHFLLGNANGALVLCGLLFGHLALVFVVALLRQCWRAKKKKGTAPQPAPAPAAGCSARLGDASHRVLARAFRRWGTLVAGHPVTVLAVVAALAGGLSAGLVTLRLTTDPVELWSAPGSRARQEKAFYDRHFGPFFRTNQVIVTAPGRPGSGYESVVLGAKNFSGVLSEEVLRALLELQERLAATTAWAPVAGREVTLSDVCYAPLNPTQPGLADCCVNSVTQYFQNNGTRLAMTATQTDGKKTGTVDWHDHLLYCVNSPLSFKDITALELSCMAEYGGPVFPYIAFGGYPGSEYTEAEALIVTYSLNNFPRDDPRHEWVLSWERRFLEVVGDFQRAHGPSLSVAFMAERSLEDEINRTTGEDIPVFAISYLVVFAYIALALGEYTAWRRVLVESKVTLALGGIAVVLGAVFASMGFLALLGLPSSLVILEVVPFLVLAVGADNIFIFVQEYQQSQREPGETREQHIGRVLGRVAPSMLLCSLSEVICFFLGALSSMPAVRTFALTAAVAIAFDFLLQMSGFVALLALDARRQEAARFDLCCCCGMGEGGPAGPGARLLRPLLHRYYTPLLLHRLARPVVVLLFLFFACAGLYFTLQVPVGLDQELAMPKDSYMLEYFAALNQYLAVGVPTYFVTTGGYNFSSPAGINSICSSAGCATDSLTHTIQYATRFPNVSYLAIPATSWVDDFVDWLNPTSRCCRIHRFGNLTGEFCPSTSNDPSCLGGQCLNATRRPTVEEFERFLPWFLHDHPTLQCAKGGLGAYDTAVSMDANGTILASRFMAYQSPLRTSQEYTAALRAARDLAEEITTTLRRVPGTHPDFRVFPYTVTYVYYEQYLTVVAEGVITLALCLVPTFVVSFLLLGMDLRSSVATLLTIAMILLDTVGAMTLWDVPYNAVALINLVAAVGISVEFVSHITCAFAHSTKPDRVERAAEATVNMGSKVVAGVAMTNLPGIVVLAFAKAQLIQIFFFRLNFIITLVGLAHGLIFLPVLLSYIGPSPRVPVADTVGDTARDTAAGAEQGVGLALGNPSFEDKDKDEDKDKDKAEDKDKATAPRQG, translated from the exons ATGCCGGGCTCTGCCGCGCTGGCCGGCGCGGTGCTCGGCGCCTTCCTGGCGCTG GCTGCGCCGACGTTCACTCCCATCCACCGCGCCGGTTACTGCGCCTTCTACGGCGAATGCGGTCGCAACCCGGAGGTGAACATCTCGCTGGTGTCCTCCAAAGTGCCATGCCTCTCCAACACGCCGGCGCGGGCGGCCACGGCCCCGGTGCTGGCGCTGCTCCGCACCGTCTGCCCCGAGCTGGCGCGGGGGGAGCGC GAGACGACGCGGGTTTGCTGCTCCCTGGCGCAACTGAGCGCCCTCCAGCTCAGCGTGGCGCTTTCCGGCGCCGTCCTTTCCCGCTGCCCGGCGTGTGCCAGGAATTTCGCCAACCTTTACTGCAACAACATCTGCAGCCCCGACCAGAGCCTCTTCACCAACGTCACCCGCGTCATCAACCGCACCACGGCGCAGGGGACGCCCCAGCTCGCCGTCGTGGAGTACCAGTGTTTTTACCGGCAGTATTTCACCGACGACTCTTTCGCTTCCTGCCGGGGCGTCCGGTTACCGGCTACCGGCGGTTACGCCATCGATACCATGTGCGGGCGTTACGGCGCCCGGCTCTGCACCACCCAGCGCTGGTTGGATTTCCAAGGGGATAAAAACAACGGCTTGGCGCCGCTGCAGATCGACTTCCAGCTGGTGCCCAACGGCACGCAGCCCGGCGATGCCATCGTGCCGCTGGGCGGGACGGCCTGGCGCTGCGACCAGGCTCTCAGCGCCCAGGAGCAGCCTTGCTCTTGCCAGGACTGTGCCGAATCCTGCCCGCCGGTgatc cccccccccgccccgcagccccacTTTCTCCTGGGCAACGCCAACGGCGCCTTGGTCCTCTGCGGGCTGCTCTTCGGCCACCTCGCCCTCGTCTTCGTCGTCGCCTTGCTGCGCCAGTGCTGGCGGGCCAAGAAGAAGAAGGGCACCGCgccgcagccggcgccggcgcctgCCGCCGGCTGCTCGGCGCGCCTGGGCGACGCCAGCCACCGCGTCCTGGCGAGGGCTTTCCGCCGGTGGGGCACGCTGGTGGCCGGGCACCCCGTGACGGTGCTGGCGGTGGTGGCGGCGCTGGCGGGCGGTTTATCGGCCGGTTTGGTTACCCTACGTCTCACCACCGACCCGGTGGAGCTGTGGTCGGCGCCGGGCAGCCGTGCCCGGCAAGAAAAAGCCTTTTACGACCGACACTTCGGTCCTTTCTTCCGCACCAACCAGGTGATCGTGACGGCACCGGGCCGGCCCGGCTCCGGCTACGAGTCGGTGGTGTTGGGCGCCAAGAACTTCAGCGGGGTGCTGTCGGAGGAGGTGCTGCGGgcgctgctggagctgcaggagcggCTGGCGGCCACCACGGCGTGGGCACCGGTGGCGGGCAGGGAGGTGACGCTGAGCGACGTCTGCTATGCCCCCCTCAACCCTACGCAGCCCGGGCTGGCCGACTGCTGCGTCAACAGCGTCACCCAGTACTTCCAGAACAACGGCACCCGCCTGGCCATGACGGCCACCCAGACCGACGGCAAGAAGACGGGCACCGTCGACTGGCACGACCATCTCCTCTACTGCGTCAA CTCCCCGCTCTCCTTCAAGGACATCACGGCGCTGGAGCTGAGCTGCATGGCCGAGTACGGCGGCCCCGTCTTCCCCTACATCGCCTTCGGCGGCTACCCCG GCTCGGAGTACACGGAGGCGGAGGCGTTGATCGTCACCTACTCCCTCAACAACTTCCCCCGCGACGATCCCCGCCACGAGTGGGTGCTGAGCTGGGAGCGCCGCTTCCTCGAGGTGGTGGGCGACTTCCAGCGCGCCCACGGCCCCAGCCTCTCCGTCGCCTTCATGGCCGAG CGCTCGCTGGAGGATGAGATCAACCGCACCACGGGGGAGGACATCCCCGTCTTCGCCATCAGCTACCTCGTGGTCTTCGCCTACATCGCCCTGGCGCTGGGCGAGTACACGGCCTGGCGCCGCGTCCTG GTGGAGTCGAAGGTGACATTGGCGCTGGGGGGCATCGCCGTGGTGCTGGGCGCCGTTTTCGCCTCCATGGGGTTCCTGGCGCTGCTGGGGTTGCCTTCGTCCCTCGTCATCCTCGAGGTCGTGCCCTTCCTTGTCCTCGCCGTGGGCGCGGACAACATCTTCATCTTCGTGCAGGAGTACCAG CAGTCGCAGCGAGAACCGGGCGAGACGCGGGAGCAGCACATCGGGCGAGTGCTGGGGCGGGTGGCACCCAGcatgctgctctgcagcctctccGAGGTCATCTGCTTCTTTTTGG GCGCCCTCTCCTCCATGCCCGCCGTCCGCACCTTCGCCCTCACGGCCGCCGTGGCCATCGCCTTCGACTTTCTCCTCCAAATGTCGGGGTTCGTCGCCCTGTTGGCGCTCGATGCCCGGCGGCAGGAG GCCGCCCGCTTCgacctctgctgctgctgcgggatgGGCGAGGGGGGTCCGGCGGGGCCGGGTGCCCGCCTGCTGCGCCCGCTGCTGCACCGCTACTACACCCCGCTGCTGCTGCACCGCCTGGCGCGACCCGTCGTG GtgctgctcttcctcttcttcGCCTGCGCCGGGCTCTACTTCACGCTGCAGGTGCCCGTGGGGCTGGACCAGGAGCTCGCCATGCCCAAG gacTCCTACATGCTGGAGTACTTCGCCGCCCTGAACCAGTACCTGGCGGTGGGGGTACCCACCTACTTCGTCACCACCGGCGGCTACAACTTCTCCTCCCCGGCCGGCATCAACAGCATCTGCTCCAGCGCCGGCTGCGCCACCGACTCCCTCACCCACACCATCCAGTACGCCACGCGCTTCCCCAACGT GTCCTACCTCGCCATCCCCGCCACCTCCTGGGTGGACGATTTCGTCGACTGGCTCAACCCCACCAGCCGCTGCTGCCGCATCCACCGGTTCGGCAACCTCACCGGGGAGTTCTGTCCTTCCACCAGCA ATGACCCCAGCTGCCTCGGGGGCCAGTGCCTGAACGCCACGCGGCGCCCGACGGTGGAGGAGTTCGAGCGGTTCCTGCCCTGGTTCCTCCACGACCACCCCACCCTGCAGTGCGCCAAGGG cggTCTGGGCGCCTACGACACGGCGGTGAGCATGGACGCCAACGGCACCATCCTGG CCTCCCGCTTCATGGCGTACCAGAGCCCCCTGCGCACCTCGCAGGAGTACACGGCGGCACTGCGGGCTGCCCGCGACCTGGCCGAGGAGATCACCACCACCCTGCGCCGGGTGCCCGGCACCCACCCCGACTTCCGAGTCTTCCCCTACAC GGTGACCTACGTCTACTACGAGCAGTATCTGACGGTGGTGGCCGAGGGCGTCATCACGCTGGCGCTGTGCCTGGTGCCCACCTTCGTcgtctccttcctcctgctgggcATGGACCTGCGCTCCAGCGTTGCCACCCTCCTCACCATCGCCATGATCCTGTTGGACACCGTGGGCGCCATGACCCTCTGGGATGTCCCCTACAACGCCGTGGCCCTCATCAACCTCGTCGCG GCCGTGGGCATCTCGGTGGAGTTCGTGTCCCACATCACCTGCGCCTTCGCCCACAGCACCAAGCCCGACCGGGTGGAACGAGCCGCCGAGGCCACCGTCAACATGGGCAGCAAG GTGGTGGCCGGGGTGGCCATGACCAACCTGCCCGGCATCGTGGTGCTGGCCTTCGCCAAGGCGCAGCTCATCCAGATCTTCTTCTTCCGCCTCAACTTCATCATCACCCTGGTGGGGCTGGCCCACGGCCTCATCTTCCTCCCCGTCCTCCTCAGCTACATTG GACCCAGCCCACGGGTGCCGGTGGCGGACACGGTGGGGGACACAGCGAGGGACACGGCGGCTGGCGCCGAGCAGGGTGTGGGGCTGGCCCTCGGCAACCCCTCCTTCGAGGACAAGGACAAGGACGAGGACAAGGACAAGGACAAGGCCGAGGACAAGGACAAGGCCACGGcccccaggcagggctga
- the LOC128150362 gene encoding 28S ribosomal protein S24, mitochondrial-like, whose protein sequence is MAAPTAARALRAVPRIRPVPEAPRHLHTTPACLKTRAARVRVGKGDKPVTYEQAHAPHYIAHRKGWLSLHTGNLAEEPGAAERAVEDAFLRRFFYGTFPGVLADEVVLKRRANLLVVCLVLARGLPPAKLYFLVGYAETLLSHFYKCPVRLELQTVPAKVVYKYL, encoded by the exons atggcggcgcccacGGCTGCCCGGGCGCTGCGG GCAGTGCCCCGCATCCGCCCCGTCCCCGAGGCCCCCCGGCACCTCCACACCACCCCCGCCTGCCTCAAG ACGCGGGCGGCGCGGGTGCGCGTGGGCAAAGGGGACAAGCCGGTGACCTACGAGCAGGCGCACGCCCCCCACTACATCGCCCACCGCAAGGGCTGGCTCTCCCTGCACACCG GGAACCTGGCCGAGGAGCCGGGCGCGGCGGAGCGGGCGGTGGAGGACGCCTTCCTGCGCCGATTCTTCTACGGCACCTTCCCCGGCGTCCTGGCGGACGAGGTCGTGCTGAAGCGCCGCGCCAACCTGCTGGTGGTCTGCCTGGTGCTGGCGCGGGGCCTGCCGCCCGCCAAGCTCTACTTTCTGGTGGGCTACGCCGAGACCCTCCTCTCCCACTTCTACAAGTGCCCCGTGCGCCTGGAGCTGCAGACGGTGCCCGCCAAGGTGGTCTACAAGTACCTCTAG